In one Miscanthus floridulus cultivar M001 unplaced genomic scaffold, ASM1932011v1 os_1363_1_2, whole genome shotgun sequence genomic region, the following are encoded:
- the LOC136533953 gene encoding uncharacterized protein, producing MATPSSHGIPLRALLLALPLLSILIVFQLLHRLTPLPPPLLRTHADAAASHRADAEPNSPPLSSNVPPPAPRPEETSDPTSLRHVVFGIASSRRTLPLRLPLLRLWLRAPARAFLFLDAPAPDADARDLPPGLALRVSADASRFPYTHPRGLPSAVRVARIAGELVSALKQDEDVRWLVLADDDTAFVLPNLLHTLRKYDHREPWYLGARSESAAQNAWHGFDMAYGGGGIAVSWPLARRLARVVDSCVLRYPHLYGSDARIYACLAELGVELTHEPGFHQIDLHGDISGLLRAHPLSPLVSLHHLDHVYPLYPGMDRTRAMQHFFRAANDDPARILQQTVCYDKKKSLTVSVSWGYSVQVFKGNVLLPDLLAVQKTFVPWKRGRNVTDVYMFDTKHYPRDECKRGALFFLKSITSGKGMTETTYNRQTPRKCPPDLIPLKNVRLIKVTSEQLQLAPGKALRRHCCDIAPSSSDTNIDINIRKCEDELIAMHS from the exons ATGGCTACCCCGTCGTCCCACGGCATCCCCCTCCGCGCGCTCCTCCTCGCGCTGCCCCTGCTCTCCATCCTCATCGTCTTCCAGCTCCTCCATCGCCTCACACCCCTGCCCCCGCCGCTCCTCCGGACGCACGCCGACGCGGCGGCGTCGCACCGCGCGGACGCGGAACCGAATTCCCCTCCACTCTCCTCCAACGTACCTCCCCCGGCGCCGAGGCCGGAGGAGACGTCGGATCCGACGTCCCTGCGCCACGTGGTGTTCGGAATCGCCTCCTCCCGGCGCACGCTGCCGCTCCGGCTCCCCCTGCTCCGCCTCTGGCTGCGCGCCCCCGCGCGCGCCTTCCTCTTCCTCGACGCGCCGGCGCCGGACGCGGACGCCCGCGACCTCCCGCCGGGCCTCGCCCTCCGCGTCTCCGCCGACGCGTCCCGCTTCCCCTACACGCACCCGCGCGGCCTCCCCTCCGCCGTCCGCGTCGCGCGCATCGCCGGGGAGCTCGTCTCCGCGCTCAAGCAGGACGAGGATGTGCGGTGGCTCGTGCTCGCCGACGACGACACCGCCTTCGTGCTCCCGAACCTGCTCCACACGCTGCGCAAGTACGACCACCGCGAGCCCTGGTACCTCGGCGCGCGCTCCGAGTCCGCGGCGCAGAACGCGTGGCACGGCTTCGACATGGcttacggcggcggcggcatcgccGTCAGCTGGCCCCTCGCGCGCCGCCTCGCGCGCGTGGTCGACTCGTGCGTCCTCAGGTACCCGCACCTCTACGGCAGCGACGCCAGGATCTACGCCTGCCTCGCCGAGCTCGGCGTCGAGCTCACCCACGAGCCAGGCTTCCACCAG ATCGATCTTCATGGCGACATTTCTGGGCTCCTAAGAGCACATCCGCTGTCCCCTTTAGTTTCACTGCACCATCTCGATCATGTGTATCCTCTTTACCCTGGTATGGATCGGACCAGAGCAATGCAACATTTCTTCCGAGCTGCTAATGATGATCCAGCCAGGATTCTGCAACAAACAGTGTGCTACGACAAAAAAAAATCGCTTACAGTGTCAGTCTCTTGGGGCTATTCAGTCCAGGTGTTCAAAGGCAATGTGCTGCTCCCTGACCTCCTTGCTGTGCAAAAAACCTTTGTACCATGGAAAAGGGGTCGCAATGTTACAGATGTGTATATGTTTGACACCAAACATTACCCTAGAGATGAGTGCAAAAGAGGAGCTCTTTTCTTCCTGAAAAGCATTACTTCGGGGAAAGGCATGACGGAAACCACTTACAATAGACAGACACCTAGGAAATGCCCGCCTGACTTGATCCCACTGAAGAATGTGCGTTTGATAAAGGTGACATCAGAGCAACTGCAGCTGGCTCCTGGGAAG GCCTTAAGACGCCATTGCTGTGACATCGCACCTTCTTCATCTGATACTAACATAGACATTAACATCAGAAAATGTGAAGATGAGCTGATCGCGATGCATTCATAG